A genomic window from Pseudomonas alcaligenes includes:
- the murI gene encoding glutamate racemase yields MSQAPIGVFDSGVGGLSVLREIRARLPHESLLYVADSGHVPYGEKSAEFIRERSQHIAEFLLGQGAKALVLACNTATAAAVAELRARYPELPIVGMEPAVKPAAAATRSGVVGVLATTGTLKSAKFAALLDRFASDVRVITQPCPGLVEQIEAGELDSPRTRALLQGWVEPLLAEGCDTLILGCTHYPFIKPLLRELVPDAVSLVDTGAAVARHLQRLLEQRRLLAGEGTRARARFWSSGTPQSLAGVLPLLWGEACAVQPLP; encoded by the coding sequence ATGAGCCAGGCACCGATCGGCGTGTTCGACTCCGGCGTCGGTGGCCTCTCGGTGCTGCGCGAGATCCGCGCGCGGCTGCCGCACGAGTCGCTGCTGTACGTGGCCGACAGCGGCCATGTGCCCTACGGCGAGAAGAGCGCGGAGTTCATCCGCGAACGCAGCCAGCACATCGCCGAGTTTCTCTTGGGGCAGGGCGCCAAGGCGCTGGTGCTGGCCTGCAACACCGCCACCGCGGCGGCGGTGGCCGAGCTGCGCGCGCGCTACCCCGAGCTGCCCATCGTCGGCATGGAGCCGGCGGTGAAGCCGGCGGCGGCGGCTACCCGCAGCGGCGTGGTCGGCGTGCTGGCCACCACCGGCACCTTGAAGAGCGCCAAGTTCGCCGCCCTGCTGGATCGCTTCGCCAGCGACGTGCGGGTGATCACCCAGCCCTGTCCGGGGCTGGTCGAGCAGATCGAGGCTGGCGAGCTGGACAGCCCGCGCACCCGCGCGCTGCTGCAGGGCTGGGTCGAGCCGCTGCTGGCCGAGGGCTGCGACACGCTGATCCTTGGCTGCACCCACTACCCCTTCATCAAGCCGCTGCTGCGCGAGCTGGTGCCGGATGCGGTCAGCCTGGTGGATACCGGCGCGGCGGTGGCGCGGCACCTGCAGCGCCTGCTGGAGCAGCGCCGCTTGCTGGCCGGGGAAGGCACGCGGGCCCGCGCGCGGTTCTGGTCCAGTGGCACGCCGCAGAGCCTGGCCGGCGTCCTGCCGCTGCTTTGGGGCGAAGCCTGCGCGGTGCAGCCGCTGCCCTGA
- a CDS encoding acyloxyacyl hydrolase: MQKILSLAAAAALAMGSLSAQAVDFTAAVGQTGDSTMVYRLGAQWDWNTSWWQSDTGRLTGYWDAGYSYWDGDETASNHSLSFSPVFVYEFAGETVRPYIEAGIGVAFFESTELEDNDLGSSFQFEDRIGAGLRFSGQEVGIRAIHYSNLGIKQPNDGVEAYTLHYRTSF; encoded by the coding sequence ATGCAGAAGATCCTTTCTCTGGCCGCCGCTGCGGCCCTGGCAATGGGGAGCCTGTCCGCCCAGGCCGTCGACTTCACCGCCGCCGTCGGCCAGACCGGCGACTCGACCATGGTCTATCGCCTCGGTGCGCAATGGGACTGGAACACCAGCTGGTGGCAGAGCGACACCGGGCGCCTGACCGGCTACTGGGACGCCGGCTACAGCTACTGGGACGGCGACGAGACGGCCAGTAACCACAGCCTGTCATTCAGCCCGGTGTTCGTCTACGAATTCGCCGGCGAGACGGTGCGCCCCTACATCGAGGCCGGTATCGGCGTGGCCTTCTTCGAGAGCACCGAACTGGAGGACAACGACCTCGGCTCCTCCTTCCAGTTCGAGGACCGCATCGGCGCCGGCCTGCGCTTCTCCGGCCAGGAAGTCGGCATCCGCGCCATCCACTACTCCAACCTCGGCATCAAGCAGCCCAACGACGGCGTCGAGGCCTATACCCTGCATTACCGCACCAGCTTCTAA